One Gordonia pseudamarae genomic window, GCTATACCGGCCGATGCTGCTCCCGCGCTATGTCCTGTCCTCGGCGGTGGCCTGGGCGGTGCTCGCCGGTATCGCGGTGTCGATCGCCTGGCAACTGGCCGCCCGGCGTTCGTGGGGGCGGGCGGCGGTGCTCGCCGCGGCGGTGCCGGTGATCGCGGTGGTGCTGCTGACTCCCGGTGCCCTGGCCCATGTGGACAAGCCGGAGCAGCCTCGTGAGGCCGCCGAGTGGATCGCCGGGCGGCACGAGTCCGGCGACGGGCTGCTCTATGCGCCGACGTGGAACGAACCGGCCCTGCGCTGGTATTTGACCGAATCGCCCGATGCCGTCCTCGGCGATGACGCGCCGGTCGACATCGCGGCGGGGGAGGCGACCGCGCGGGAGTCCGGGGCCTACTGGACCCCCTCCCGGCCCGAACTCGTACGGGCGGTGGAGACCTCGTCGGTCGGGTCGGTGTTCGAGCAGATCACCGAAGGATACGACCGGATCTGGCTCGTCTCGGTGCCGGGCGCCGACGGCAGGTGGCGGCCCGTCCCCGAAGTCGGTACCCCGTTGAGCGAGGAGCTCACCGAGCGCTGGACCGAGACCGCCGAAAGCCGGGACTTCGGGATGTCCCGGGTGACGCTCTACACGCGTCCCACGGCCTGACCGCGTCAGCGGTTCCGTCGGCCAAGGGCTGCCAGTCTTACAAGAAGTGTCATTCTTGTAACCGTGGCGTCGAAAGACGCCCGGGCGGAGGTCGGCAGGGATGTCATGGTGCCCCCAGCAGGACTCGAACCTGCGACCTAGAGATTAGAAGGCTCTTGCTCTATCCAGCTGAGCTATGGAGGCGGGTGTGCAGCATCACGTGCGACGTGGGCTGACAACCTGACCGAGTATAGCCGGACTTAGAGTGGTCGCATGAACCGTGCGTCGTCGACTGCCCCGACCGCGCCCGGCCGGGATGAGATGCGCGATGAGCGCGGAGTCGTGGCCGGGGTGTGCTGGCTGATCGGGTGGGTCACCGCGATCATCGCGGTTGTGGTCACCTCGGCGAGTGCGGCCTCGGCGATCAAGCTCGCGGGCGTTCCCGACCCCGGGTGGATCACCACCTACGGACTGCCTGTGGTGACCGGTGTCGGCCAGCTCAGTGCTGCGGTAGCGCTCGGAACGGCGGTGTTCGCGGCGTTCTTCGTGCCCGCCCAGGCTGACGGGATCTTCGATATCGGCGGCTACCGGGCGATGCGGATCAGTGCGGTGGCCTCCCTGATCTGGGGTGTGTGCGGCCTGCTCGGGGTGCCGCTGGCCATCTCCGATGTGAGCGGCGAGAGCTTCGCCGAAGCGATCACACCCGCCAACCTCACCAATGCCTACGGGCAGGTGGCCGGTGCGCAGACCTGGCTGTGGACGGCGATCTTCGCCCTGCTGGCCGCAGTGCTGGCCCGCGTCGTGTGGCGGTGGGGCTGGTCGATCGGTGTCATCGTGCTGGTGACACTGAGCCTGATGCCGTCGGCGCTGGCCGGGCACTCCTCGTCCGGTGGCGACCACGACCTGGCCACCAACAGCCTCATCCTGCACATCGTCGGGGCGGCGGTGTGGATGGGCGGCCTCTTCGCGGTCGTGGCCTACGCACTTGCGCACGGCCGCTGGCGGGTCCTGGCCGTGCGCAGGTTCTCCCGCGTCGCGTTCTGGTGCATCCTCGTCGTCGGCGCCAGCGGTGTGATCAACGCGCTGACCCGCGCACCGATCGGCGACCTGCTCGACACCACCTACGGCCGGCTGATCCTGTGGAAGGTTGCCGCATTCCTCGTCCTCGGCGGCCTCGGCGCCTGGCATCGGCGCAGGACCATCGCCGCACTCGAGGCAACCGCGGACGACGCCGCCGACCCGGCCGGTACGGGCCGGTCGTGGCGCACGTCGTTGTTCGTGCGGTTCGGGATCGTCGAGCTCATCGTGTTCGCCGCGACGTTCGGCCTGGCGGCGGGTCTGTCGCGCACCCCGCCGCCGCCCGTCGACACGGCGTCGATCAGCCCGGTGGAATTGAAGATCGGCTACCTGATCACCGAACCGCCCACCTTCGCCCGCATCATGTTCGACTGGCGTTTCGACCTGATCTTCGGCACGCTCGCCATTGTCCTGGCCGTGGTGTACCTGCGTGGTGTGGTGCGATTGCGCCGCCGCGGTGACCAGTGGCCGATCGGCCGCACCGTCGCCTGGATCCTTGGGTGCGCACTGCTGCTGTTCGCGACGTCGTCCGGGCTGGGCCGCTACTCGCCGGCGATGTTCAGCATCCACATGATCTCGCACATGATGATGTCGATGATGGTGCCGGTGCTGCTGGTTCTCGGCGGACCGGTCACCCTGGCGTTGCGGGCGCTCGCACCCGCGGGCAAGGGCAACCCGGCCGGCCCGCGGGAATGGATCCTGGCCGGTATCCACAGCCCCTGGGGCCGGATCGTCACCCATCCGGGGGTGGCCGCGGTGATCTTCGTCGGCAGCTTCTATGTCCTGTACCTCGGCGGGCTGTTCGAGACGGTCATCGACTATCACGCGGCGCACCTGGCCATGAATCTGCATTTCCTGGTGAGCGGCTATGTCTTTTACTGGCTCACCATCGGTATCGACCCCGCGCCTCGCCAGGTCAGTCCGGTCGCCAAACTCGGCATCGTCTGGGGTTCGTTGCCGTTCCACGCGTTCTTCGGGGTCGCGTTGATGATGACGGGGTCGGTGATCGCCGAGCAGTACTATCGCAGCCTGATGTTGCCGTGGCGCTACGACCTGTTCGACGACCAGCGCATCGGCGGCGGCATCGCCTGGGCGGCCGGCGAGATTCCGCTGGTGGTGATCATGCTGGCGTTGCTGGTGCAGTGGCAGCGTAGCGACGAACGCGCCGCCCGTCGCTACGACCGGCAGGCCGACCGCGATCACGACGCGGACCTCGAAGGCTACAACGAGATGCTCAAGTCCCTGAACGACGGCCCCCGGTAGGGCTGACACTATGCCCACCGCGAGTTCACCGGCCACCGCGGGCAGTCCGATGCGCCGGGCCGACCGGCCGAAGGCGATCGAATTCGGGAGTGACCTCGAAGGTTGTCCGAATTGTCGTTAATGCCTGATGATTTGGGTTAGGCGAACCGACGCGACAGGTGGGATCGATACCGGCCACCGGTCGCACCGTAGACTTAACCGGGGCCGACAATGCGACCAGGCGTCGGCTCCCGATCCCGGACAGCGTCCGGCCGTGGGCCGCTCAGGTTCGCCCGGGGATCGGTGCCGGCGGTGCGATTGAGCCGCGGCGTGACGACGAACAACAGGGAATAGGCAGGTCAGAGGACTACCGTGGCCGAGAAGTTCATTTACACCATGAAGCGGGTGCGTAAGGCGCACGGTGACAAGGTCATCCTCGATGACGTCACCATGTCGTTCTACCCGGGCGCCAAGATCGG contains:
- a CDS encoding bifunctional copper resistance protein CopD/cytochrome c oxidase assembly protein, yielding MNRASSTAPTAPGRDEMRDERGVVAGVCWLIGWVTAIIAVVVTSASAASAIKLAGVPDPGWITTYGLPVVTGVGQLSAAVALGTAVFAAFFVPAQADGIFDIGGYRAMRISAVASLIWGVCGLLGVPLAISDVSGESFAEAITPANLTNAYGQVAGAQTWLWTAIFALLAAVLARVVWRWGWSIGVIVLVTLSLMPSALAGHSSSGGDHDLATNSLILHIVGAAVWMGGLFAVVAYALAHGRWRVLAVRRFSRVAFWCILVVGASGVINALTRAPIGDLLDTTYGRLILWKVAAFLVLGGLGAWHRRRTIAALEATADDAADPAGTGRSWRTSLFVRFGIVELIVFAATFGLAAGLSRTPPPPVDTASISPVELKIGYLITEPPTFARIMFDWRFDLIFGTLAIVLAVVYLRGVVRLRRRGDQWPIGRTVAWILGCALLLFATSSGLGRYSPAMFSIHMISHMMMSMMVPVLLVLGGPVTLALRALAPAGKGNPAGPREWILAGIHSPWGRIVTHPGVAAVIFVGSFYVLYLGGLFETVIDYHAAHLAMNLHFLVSGYVFYWLTIGIDPAPRQVSPVAKLGIVWGSLPFHAFFGVALMMTGSVIAEQYYRSLMLPWRYDLFDDQRIGGGIAWAAGEIPLVVIMLALLVQWQRSDERAARRYDRQADRDHDADLEGYNEMLKSLNDGPR